TCGCTGCCTGGAGATGGATGTGGACCGCAGAGGTTCTGCCAAGGAGCTGCTTCAGGTAATAGAAAATCAAGTATAATAGATAGAAGGCAAATGGAATCTGCATTTGGTTCCATAATAAAAGCTTGTTCATGCTTGACTCTCAATTGTCCTCATCTTTCGATTACGTTATGTCTTTTTTCCTCTGTGCAGCATTCGTTCCTCAAGCTGGCCAAGCCTTTGTCCAGCCTGACGCCTCTGATTGTAGCTGCCAAGGAAGCCATAAAGAACAGCAGTCGCTAGCGGGCATCTTCTGTCCTCACCCAAGGCCGGAGCCCTGCCTGCTCGGGGTGCATGCGTTCATAATGGGTGCTTCTGATATTTGTGGGATAGGTGATGTGACAGCACAatgtgtggtggtggggggggggggctgctggTTGGAGctctgtgaccccccccccccccccttctcaaaCGCCGTCATCCCCCCCCACCAGCACCGACCCCAGCCCAACCATACATACGTACAGTACGTCGGATGAGCGGCGGCCTTGCAGCCTCTCGGCATCGTGCTGCtaaaaagacatttttgtttACGTTTTCAGCACTCTGTACATGTAGAGATGTCTGTCACTTGTctgcgtgagtgtgtgagtgcgcACAAATGTCTAGGTTCTGTAGGGAGGGGGGTACAACTGCTTCCAAACcaaaaaaagaggggggcaaGACCCTCAAAGAGGAGCTTTTGGTAGagtttcctcttcctcttgtgtCCTCCGTGTGGAAAACACATCATGCCTCCATCTACAGTGTCACTCAAGGACCCAAACTGTGCTCGTATGACTGTGGTGGTGCTTAtagcagctgtgtgtgtgtgtgtgtgtgcgtgcgcccgCGCCCGCATGTGTGTGAAGTGCAGTTACAAGGGGAAAGTTATGATTAATTTTACCTGACCAAAGTTGGATTTGAGCATTCTTCATCGACCCTGCTTTATTTTAGCTTAGCATTGCTCTTATTTAATAAGTTAATTGTTTATCATTTTTCAAATCTGGCCCGAAACTGGCTCCCATTTCAGATCAAACGGGCAAATATTCAATGGTGGTGGTCAATATGGTGTAAGGACATGTTTAACTTTGATCCGATATGCTTTAAGACTCCTTTTGACATTCAGGGCTGTTATGTTACTAAGCCGCTCTTAGTTGCAAATTTGCATGCAAGTGCATTGCCAATTTTATACCTCATATAATATTTACAATATTTCAttgattattttaaaatgtgtacAAATACTCAGTAGCATCTTTTGTTGGCATGAATTATATTTTGTACATTATTGCTCAATACCGTCAGTTAAACTACAACTTAATCCCGCTTAAATTGTTTACTATAATCCTTCTGAAAATCAACTTTGAATGAATAAGtaaattatttgtttttattgctgAAAAATATTTGACTGTTGTTGGGACTAAATACCAAAAATCTGCCCTCAAAAATCCTTGTGGAAATATTGAATACATAATGTTAATGTGCAATTAATATTCAATATTTCAACTTTTTATGTCCCCTTTCTCTTGgtggtattatttttattattattatttctactTTTTTGAGACCAACAAAAAAGCCTCCGTCCAGGTTTCTAAAACGTTTTCTCTCGCTGTGACTTTGCTGTGATCAGTGGACTTTTCAGTCGATCCAGTCATTGATGTCAATCATAACAACACTACCTATCGGTTGTGATGTcgctcgtgtgtgtgcatgtttaatATTATTGTCACAATCTGAAGATACATTATTAAACAGCTGGTTATTGCTGATCAACACTAAAGTTATGCATTACAATGCCATAATATAATTCGGAAGCTAGCACTTGTTATATTCCTCATTTTAATGTTCAAACAAAGTAAAGGGTGGCCTTTTATTTGAAACAATCACGAATCCCGGCACAAATACCATACAGTATCCAGACTTGTTTGTATTGGTGTATCCCCATGTAGCTACACCACCGTGTGCGCGCTCTCTTGTCTTCCTATCTATGTGCGACATTTCATCCTATTAAATTGTGAGTTTCCGAGGGTTACCTCAGTCAAGTCCTCCGACATGACAGAGGTGTGTGGGGAATTGCTCAGACACATTTTGTACCTCCATTGTACAGCAAAGGTCCACAACATGGAGTTATGTGACACATGAGTCATGCATGTTAAACAACCAATTGTACACTGTCTCATCATTCACTTAGGTTAAGATTGTTAGGATATATGCAGCGGTTACAAACTGTCTACGCACCCCTTTTTGAATGtttttgaaagttttttttttatgatacagAATGAGAAAATGGCAAATCATTTAGGAACTGTTTCCACGTTTAATGTATGATCTGGACAACTGAATTGTATAACAAGTCAGGATAATTTGACATATATTTTGAGTTAATCAGAGGCACTTAAATTGGTGGCAGTTGTGTGCTAACTCCCACGTAACATGATTTCTGATATGATTGATAATATCCCTAATCAGGTGAATATAGCCTCACttatgagggtgtgcacacttgtgcaaccgtaGTAGAAAAGTTGGTAGAAACttgaaatgatttatcttgtttttgttttttctaccaCATTGAAACAGGGTTGTGTAGACTTTTTGTATCCACTGTATGTACAGTAtgtaatgtatgtatgtatgtaaataTGAAAGAGGGAACCATCCCCTCTCCCCTCACCAACCCCCCTTTTTTTCAAATGATGTAACTTAAAAATAAGACATTTCAGGTTGCTTTATAGTATGTATCAGTCGATGTTTTGCACTCTGCAAATGGAACAAAAGAAGTAACACGCACACCCTCTGCACTCCAAGGGTCCCCTCATTTTGGGCTCCAATAAGACAGTGAactgatgagtgtgtgtgtgtgtgtgcgcgcgcgcgatgGGTATGGCTGGCCTGTGAAGGACGCTTGGTGCAAAAGGCCCCAATGACGCCCATGCACAGGTGCGAACTGTGAGCACGAGAGGTGGCGATGCCTCCGAAGTGCCGCCTTCCCCCTTTCCGTGGTGGCTCCTGTGCATTCCTATCTTCTGAATGTGTCAATCTGTACACGTGGTGTGAAAATTCCTCTATTAATGTGTATTAAGAGAATggaacaaagacaaaaaaatgttactttttaaattattatcatTACTACTACTCTTACTATTGTCAAGCTTTGTAAAACTGCTGATCCATTTGGCGTACCTCAGCAGGCTGGCTGCTCCCCGCCTTTGAGGACAAAAAGGACATAAAAAGCCCAACGGGGAAATGAGGTTTTGGATAAACTATTTTTAATTGTGGTTGAAGCAATAGACTTTTTGAACTTTGAATTGTGCATGGCTGTGTCTTGAGTGTACAAAAAAATTATTGCAGTTTGGGAACTGGACTGAAATAAAAAGAAACCGAGTTGCTGTAATGCAATGTGGCTATAGTGAGTTGCATTCAAGGTACCAGTTTACAAATTTGTGGAATTTTGGAGCTGTAAAAGGTGAGAAAGAGGTAGAGATGCATTTTGAAAATAGGTGGTTGATTGTGTTTTAATACACTCAGTGTGCACAATGTAATTCAGTAAAAGAGCTGTACAAACAAAGATAATAATACTCACATATTAATCTGGTTTTGATGGTTTCATCATACTTggagctgtttctaatattttgctcGTAACCAAAATATCAGAAACGCCCCAATGATTAAGAAATTAAGAATACAAATAAATGAACACACTATTAGCCTTACAGATGATCATAAGTGTAAACAGTTCATTATAAAATGTATAAGTTACTCGTAAGAtataaaggttaaaaaaaattaacattcaCACAGTCCAACATTGCCTTGCTTTACAAATATGCATATCATAGTATACAATGACCTTAATGGCGAGTTGTCATAGTTTCATAGTTCCGCACGGAGTTTCAAATGGAGGTAAGCTGAGTGGAAGTGACTATTCTCAGAGTGACACTGCCGGGCATCTCGTCGGCCATGTTGCGACCTTGCTTCCTCAGCCGAAGCCTCTGAGGATTGGTGGTGTCCTTTGCAGAACCAGAAAGCATCACTTGGCCCATGAACTGATCCTGCACTGCGTTGCCGTTCCAGATCTGGCGTTAGGCAGGCAGGTTTTGCGGGACAAAAGACAATCTGATTAGAAAATACTTTTGAAAGAATGACAAGAGGGTATACAAACAATAAAAagcattaccgtattggcccgaatataagatagtgtttttttgcattgaaataagactgaaaaagtgggggccgtctagacattatacccattcacaacgctaaatGGCAACAGACATCTTtaaagtgaatgctgaacttagGCCCCGGCCAAAACGAagccctgtcacgaagaataaaaataaaaacagcggtagcacgaagaagaaaaataaaaaatagcggtaagaaaggaaagagaagaaaataagagaagatataacagaaaatggaaaaaccagaagccaatcatttacactttagtttacatatttaaatgttcagatattaagatgtgatagacagtttttgcatgatttgaatgaggcaaaataacatgctttttctctcgaatatatttttataatcatttgtttcagatgtactgtaattattttctgtataaaaatttaatttggtgttcaagaagtcttttttcaaaactgagtcttgaaaaagagggggtcgtcttataatcaaggtcgtcttatattcgggccaatacggtagttGACACAATtgagaatgtaaacaaacatcttaCCTGCACAGTTAAAGGCTTCCTGGGCTTCTTCCTGTAGAAAACACCACTTGTTTCAAAGTCTGGTGTCAAAGTGTCCTTCTGGATTGGAGATCTTACTGAGTGGCCCTCACAGCTTATGATCACATATGGGTCTGCACCTGCATGGAACCACAGGGTCACGTCAAAGGCATGCACTTTTTAGGATATTGTGTAAATTTGGCTCAAAACCAAGCAACTGACCCCCTGTACTGTCCTGGTTTTGCAGCCCCTCGGCAGCATGGACGTAGACGTGCGTCACGACTTGTGGGTAACCCAGGAAAGAACTCCAACATCTCACCCTTGGCTTATCCTCGCTCAGTTCCCTGGAAGCACAGAAATTAGACACGTGACTTtctagatgatgatgatgcagatgatgatgataaaaaaTCCTGAATGTGTTGTGTGACATTTAGATTACCTACAGCCCGAGTCCACGTCAGTGAAAACTCGCAACATGTAGTCACCCAGAATGTGAGGATGGAAGGTAGTGGGCATGATGACGTAGCGGCCCTGCTTCAGCGTGGACCTCATGAAGACCGTGCGGGCGTTGATGTAGGTAGACGTCGCCACGCATTTCTGGGTCAAGATGTCGTGCAGCCTGTATTTTCTGTTCAGTTCCACCTGTGATAGATAGTTAGCAGCGTGAAGAGGACAAATATGAAACACAATTCATCATTTTCCCCTCCATGTTATGCTGTATCCCACGAAGTTCAAATAACGACGAATAATTGGATGTTTTCACttagccatgtgcagacaactgCTTCTTAAAATGTTAATTGCGGTACTGACCTCAAATGCTGTCCAGAGCCTCCACAATCAGCATGATAAGAGCGTATGATGTGTGTTTGACCCTAGCCAGATGTCAAGTCAAGTGTATTAAAGGAAAAGTTTTGGCATAGACTTAAGTGTGGAAAGCCTAATCTGAGAAAACGTTATTCAAGTCTGTACAGAAACCTTTTGTGAGAAAGCATGTGTTTTTAAAACTAAAGACTGGTTGTTTGTTTTGTCACTGTCTGGCGTGTCCTGTAAGGTTTCTTCAGCTTGGAGCAATTAACATAAATGATAGCATTATTTGCTATGATTCAATGTCCTGCTGAAAAAAAACCCTGATATGATCCGATAAACTCAATAGGTGTCattaaaatttcatttgttCAGTCTTCAGCCAAAGCCAAAATGTGAACAAATGAGccttctttctttccaaaacaaaTTGTCTTTTGGTCTGTGTCCACACATCCCAGACTGTGTACCTAATAGACATTTTTAAGCATGCCAAAACAGTGTCttaatatttttacttttttacacGACATATATTGAATCGTATATTGTACAATAATTAATTTGCTTGCCTGTGTAAATTTTTTCCCTATTTAGGCCTCACGCAATGCACATCCCATTAATGTGTCGCCACCTAGCGATACATTTTCAAAGTGCAACTAGCGCGTGCGCTGTTGATGTAAATTTTAATTCATAATACTGTAAATTTAAACCCCTCAATTTACACTATGTTGTGTATATTGCTGTTGGAACATGTTTTAATTGATGCTAAAAACCACTAGGTCTCAGCTCTGATAGCAACTTTATGTCACTTCTCCATgagtatttttaatttattgtggATGTATTTCGTGGTTCTTATTTAGCTTCCCTTATTATTTCCTATGGGTTTATTTTACCTTGAAGACAATGAAGCCGATTGTTAGATTTTCCCCTTGACCATATTTCCTGTGAATCTTCATATCTCTTTGTTGTAAAGAAATGAGGACCTCGTCAGCCTCCTTTGTGACATCAAACACATACTACAAAAAGACGGAGGACAAAAAAATCAGACCACCCATCTTTGTTAtaatatgataaaatgttttgaagtgttgtgtattgTGGCTCCATAGTACCTGTGGGTTCTGCAGAAAGGTTTGCTTGTGGTTCGCGCAGCCACCACAACGGTTTAAGAGTGGTTCAGATTGCTTGGTCCAGCTTCCAAAGTGGACAATCTCATGCCAGGTCTTATGGATACTGATCACCGATGTATTGATGAGACGACACACGTCGGCATCCGTAAAGTATTTGCACCAGTCTGAGAAAGACATCCTGTGGAAGGTCAAGTCGCAATGATTAAAGGAGGATGTGGCCACTGATGGAGGATTATAAATTGATTATGTACCAGAACTCTCCATCGTCCTCCACTGTGATGCCGAGGTTGCCTCTTTCAGTATCACCAACCTTTGACCATTCCGCCGAGCTGAGAGAGACACAATGAACATAGAATACAAAGTAATCCAAGAGAAATTGTATAGAAAATGGCTGGCTGGATTTGGATGTATGTTTGGGGTCCCCACCTATCACTCCAGGCTCCATTCCACTCTGTCTTGCCCCACGGATTCCTCATGCGGATCAAGGGGATGGTATCATTCTTGAAGTAGGCCACCAGTCCGTGACCCAAACGCACCCTTTTCACTGCTGTCACAGAGTAGGCATGACCTTTCACCAGCCCGTTGCCCAGCTTGAGCTCAAGTTCGTGAGCTTCTGCCTGTTAGACGGGAAACATCTCACATGTAGGACCATCTCTACCGTAGACCAATCAAATAACGAGGACACGCCACACACCTTAATGGAACAACTGATGATTCCGCCACGATCGTACACCttgagtagatctgcaaagagaTGGTCCAGCTTCTTCTGGTCCTTATAGTAAGCTTCCGCTTCCAGGTTGATGGCCTCAGCCACGGCTCCGCTGAAGTCCACCACTGCATCTCCAGTGTTGCCCCCTTCCAGCGACTCATAGCAACCAGATAGCCTGCACACACGACACAAGGCACGTTTGGGCCCTTATGTTGTATTTTCCCTATCAGTGGCATTTTATCAATGGGAGAACTGCCACTTGTTGCTTGGCAAAGTTCAAAGGCAAATAAAGGAGATAACAATAGTCCAGCAAGTATTTTTTTGGATGGTGTGTTGATACAGTCCACAATTGTAACAAGCTGCTATGATAAGTGGTTGACTCACTTAGCATAGGCTTTCTCCAGCAGAGCGCTCCAATATTCATTGTTGTCTTTGGAGTGACAGTAGATGAGCTCTCCATTGATGGTAGGAAGCCGGTCATCCACTACCACATCCACCCACGCTCCAAACACCCAAAACTGAAAGTGAAAGATTCCAGCATAGTTCTCCGGGTGTTTGGAGTCCCACTCCTGCTCCTTCCAGTCTGGAATTACCTGTATACGCAATGGAAACCTTTATAATTGCACCAATATTTTGAGGTTGAgagcattttgttttcattgttttgtttttcttgtaaaGATAAAAGAATGGcagtacaaaaaataaataaactcaaGATTTACTTTGAAATAGCCTCGGGTGAATTCCTGCTGTCAGCTAACATGAACATAATATAGATCATCTTTCTAAATACACGACGCTCACTTTTTTCCAGAGGTTGGGCTTCAACGCCAGACAGGAGCAGGCGGCCACAAACCAGCAGTTCCCCACAGAGCCCTGGTTCAAGTCATGTGCGCTGACGCCCTCCACAAACAGGTGAGGATCATTGCTGATCTCCTGCAGCACAAACGTATGACTGGATCACATGAAAGGTATTGAGAAATTTGTTCAAAAATACATGTGGTGCATGTCTCGCCTGTGAGTCAGAACTGATAAGTGATAAAAGCAGCACCCAGCACCATTAGATACACTTGATAACATTTACACTTTGTCTACAAGCTCAAACAAACTGTGGAATCTTGTCCAGTAAGTCTGGATTGTCCCTTCGACACATCCCAAAATTTCCCAAAGAGTACAACTCACCCTAGGTCGTTTCCATTGCACCATACCAGGTGGTGGTTTCCGAAAATACAGTGACGCATTGATGCACGGGAACTCGGGATCCTCAAAGAGTTTCTTACTCCTGATACAGTCCTTCTTTAGCTCAGCATAATGCTGGTTCTTGTAGGGGGTCGCAGAGGAGAACATGGTCCACAAATGGAAGACTCACAGCTGAATAAGGGAATGATATACATTTCAAATTGGATGCATATTGAGCCCCCCTCCCCCGGTTTTGGCAaatgctgccatttttttttttttttaatccccagAAGAATTTTGTGAATACCTCTTGAGAGTCTAGCTCTGGAAATATTCGATTAAGTTATTGAAGGCTTTGTAATAACTGAAACCATATTCCCAAAATAAACATGCGCCAACATTCACATCGAAATTGTTCACACTGGCCCAAATTACATTTTAGAGTATCTCAAAATGTCACATGGCTAAAGGAGCAATGAACTATGAAGCTGTATACAGATGTTTGAACTTACGACCCCACACACTGACTCCTTCATTGTTTAGATACAAGCCAAATGAATTACACTAAAGCGATCAAAAACTCCAAGACGACATTAAACTAGATTTACATCCAAGTAAACATATTTTCTTTTGCACGGCCAAAATATTCAATAGGTAATCGAAATCAATTCAGTAATTGTGTCACAAATATTGACCAAATGTCTTCAATGGATTCTGATGATCCATTTCAAGTAAACAATTTTAGATGAAAGAAAGTAGCGAGTTCACCATACCTCTGACGCAGGGACGAATGCCTTCCTGCTCCACGAGAAGGAAGCTCTCGAGTGTTTTTACCTGCCCGCCTCTGATCCTCCCACTCACAGTCGGTGCATTAATGTTCTGCTGGAGCCGCGCCCTGCCAGTTTTCCACCGCACTCCACTAATGTGTTAACTTCCTCCAGTATTGTTTTATTGTGTTACATATACTGGACATATGGGAACTCATTTAACTCCGATTACCCGGCTGATAGACTTCTAATTTAATTGAGGAGCCAGTCCGAGCGGGAAACTACTGTTTgcgacagtgtgtgtgtgtgtgtgtgtgtgtgtgtgtgtgtgtgtgtgtgtgtgtgtgtgtgtgtgtgcgcgtgtgtgtatgtgtgtgtgtgtgtgtgtgtgtgtgtggatgtgatCATGCGGTGTATTTTGGTAAGGTGTTTATATTTCAGTAAGATCATAAACGTAGCATTGATTTTTTTGAAAAAGTACTATTAAATTGCCATTTTTAGTGTATGTATATGTGATTGAAGCATGTACAATCCAATTCAAGAACTGTATCCAATTTCTACTTTTGAGTGGCAGTGTCAAAGTATTTGTTtaacaatatatttattatGATAGTTTGTGGAACTATTACAAAGACTGATGTGACTAATCATgatcatatttttaaaagtgcatATCAGATCTAACAAACTAATCAATTGTCATAAGAGCATGCAGGTATACCTAATGAACTGTGAGTAGTCTGTGCTAAGGTAATAAAGGTAACACTCACCTAAAGAGTGCTGTCTTCTGTTCTGTCGTCAGTCACATTCAAAATCCCCACTGCATCCCACGTTTGGATTTCAAAGTCTGTTTCCATAAAAcacaacgggggggggggggggggggggggggggggggggggggggggggacgggttCAAATACAGATTGTGAGCTACGTAAACTCCCTGAAGCAAATGTCGTAATTGGCCGACAAGCACGAGTAGAAAACTGGTCTGACCAGCAGCTCCGTGCATTCATGCAAAAGCTGCAGAGGAGGGAAGGGGAGACTGAAACTGAATACTTCAGAGCTCCTTGTAAGTCAAACAAGCCAAAACCTGTTGTGTTTGATTTGCATTGCTCCCGTAAGCCATCACAGCACTGTGTGTGGAATCGGCTAGAGCTTTTATATAGTAGCAGTATTGTTTGGAATCACCCACAGAGGCCAAAGATCAGACGTATTTAAAAGCCTGACAATTAACAGGACTACCAGGGCCATTCAGTGTGCACACTAGGTGAAGTGTAGTAAAAAAGACAAACTGGCGAGCACTCTGTTGTCTGGATTGAAGTCGGGGAAGGAGCACAAGAGGCTCTTTGACTCTTTGAGACAGAAAGGGAAAAGAAGTCTTTCAGATAATCTTCCACCGTGAAGGGGAAAAAGAGGCAAGTGAAGAAGAATGTTCCGAGAGAGCCAAAAGAACTACGCCAAATCTGTGCAGAATGAATGGAGTAGCTCAagaagaaattaaaaataaatctcaCGGATCAGGATTGTGCTGCGAAAGTGATCGGTGATGTTTAAACAAATGGAAGACTCACAGCTGAACATATATGAACATGACATATATTTCAAGTTGGATGCATATAGAACCCCCTCAGCCCACCCCCACccatccatttttgttttcttatccCCAGAAGAATATTGTGAATACCTCTTGAGAATCTGGCTCTGGATGTATTCAATTAAGTTATTGAAGGCTTTGTAATAACTGAAACCATATCCCCAAAATGAATATGCGCCAACATTCACATCcacatcttgttttgttttaggtGAATGCAACAAAATTCTTCACACTGGCCCAAATTGCATTTAGAGTGTCTcaaagtcacatgaccaaagaAGCAATGAACTATAAAGGTGTATACAGATGTTTGAACTTATGACCCCACACACTGACTCCTTCATTGTTTCGATACAGGGCAAATGAATTATAGTGAAGCGATCaaactctccaagacgacattaAACTAGATTTACATCAaagtaaacatgtttttttttgcacggcCAAAACATTCGATAGGTACATAATCGAAATCAATTCAGTAATTGTGTCACAAGTGTTGACCAAATGTCTTCACTGGATTCTGATGATCCATTTCAAGTAATCAATTCTGGATAAAAGAAACAAACGAGTTCACAATACCTCTGACGCAGTGATGAATGCCTTCCTGCTTCACTAGAATTTTGCTCTTCAGTGTTTTTACCTGGCCGCCTCTGATCCTCCCACACAGTCAGTGCATAACTGCATTGTTGGAGTTATGTCCTGCCAGTTTTCCAGCACTCTCCTCTATGTGTTAACTTCCtctagtattgtttttttgtgttatgGGAAGTAATTTCACTCCGATTTTCCGGCTCCCAGACTTCTGATTTAATTGCCAGTCTGTGGGGGAAACTACTGTTTGCGgcagtgtgtgtacgtgtgtgtgtgtgcgtgcgtgcgtata
The nucleotide sequence above comes from Syngnathus scovelli strain Florida chromosome 15, RoL_Ssco_1.2, whole genome shotgun sequence. Encoded proteins:
- the LOC125981700 gene encoding calpain-5; the protein is MFSSATPYKNQHYAELKKDCIRSKKLFEDPEFPCINASLYFRKPPPGMVQWKRPREISNDPHLFVEGVSAHDLNQGSVGNCWFVAACSCLALKPNLWKKVIPDWKEQEWDSKHPENYAGIFHFQFWVFGAWVDVVVDDRLPTINGELIYCHSKDNNEYWSALLEKAYAKLSGCYESLEGGNTGDAVVDFSGAVAEAINLEAEAYYKDQKKLDHLFADLLKVYDRGGIISCSIKAEAHELELKLGNGLVKGHAYSVTAVKRVRLGHGLVAYFKNDTIPLIRMRNPWGKTEWNGAWSDSSAEWSKVGDTERGNLGITVEDDGEFWMSFSDWCKYFTDADVCRLINTSVISIHKTWHEIVHFGSWTKQSEPLLNRCGGCANHKQTFLQNPQYVFDVTKEADEVLISLQQRDMKIHRKYGQGENLTIGFIVFKVELNRKYRLHDILTQKCVATSTYINARTVFMRSTLKQGRYVIMPTTFHPHILGDYMLRVFTDVDSGCRELSEDKPRVRCWSSFLGYPQVVTHVYVHAAEGLQNQDSTGGADPYVIISCEGHSVRSPIQKDTLTPDFETSGVFYRKKPRKPLTVQIWNGNAVQDQFMGQVMLSGSAKDTTNPQRLRLRKQGRNMADEMPGSVTLRIVTSTQLTSI